The proteins below come from a single Acinonyx jubatus isolate Ajub_Pintada_27869175 chromosome A1, VMU_Ajub_asm_v1.0, whole genome shotgun sequence genomic window:
- the HAND1 gene encoding heart- and neural crest derivatives-expressed protein 1 isoform X1: MNLVGSYAHHHHHHHPHPTHPMLHEPFLFGPASRCHQERPYFQSWLLNPADAAPDFPAGGPPPTAAAATAAYGPDARPGQSPARLEALGGRLGRRKGSGPKKERRRTESINSAFAELRECIPNVPADTKLSKIKTLRLATSYIAYLMDVLAKDAQAGDPEAFKAELKKADGGRESKRKRDLQHEGFPPALGPGEKRIKGRTGWPQQVWALELNQ, from the exons ATGAACCTCGTGGGCAGCTACgcacaccatcaccaccatcaccacccacaCCCAACGCACCCCATGCTCCACGAACCCTTCCTCTTCGGCCCGGCCTCGCGCTGTCACCAGGAGCGGCCCTACTTCCAGAGCTGGCTGCTGAACCCCGCTGACGCTGCCCCAGACTTCCCCGCCGGCGGGCCACCGCCCACAGCCGCGGCGGCCACCGCTGCCTACGGTCCGGACGCCCGGCCCGGCCAGAGCCCCGCGCGGCTGGAGGCGCTTGGCGGCCGGCTGGGCCGGCGGAAAGGCTCGGGACCCAAGAAGGAGCGGAGGCGCACGGAGAGCATTAACAGCGCGTTCGCAGAGCTGCGCGAGTGCATCCCCAACGTGCCTGCTGACACCAAGCTCTCCAAGATCAAGACGCTGCGCCTGGCCACCAGCTACATCGCCTATCTGATGGATGTGCTGGCCAAGGACGCTCAGGCCGGCGACCCCGAAGCCTTCAAGGCCGAACTCAAGAAGGCGGATGGCGGCCGCGAGAGCAAGCGGAAAAGGGATCTG CAACACGAAGGctttcctcctgccctgggcCCAGGAGAGAAGAGGATTAAAGGGCGCACAGGCTGGCCGCAGCAAGTCTGGGCGCTGGAGTTAAACCAGTGA
- the HAND1 gene encoding heart- and neural crest derivatives-expressed protein 1 isoform X2 — MNLVGSYAHHHHHHHPHPTHPMLHEPFLFGPASRCHQERPYFQSWLLNPADAAPDFPAGGPPPTAAAATAAYGPDARPGQSPARLEALGGRLGRRKGSGPKKERRRTESINSAFAELRECIPNVPADTKLSKIKTLRLATSYIAYLMDVLAKDAQAGDPEAFKAELKKADGGRESKRKRDLQQHEGFPPALGPGEKRIKGRTGWPQQVWALELNQ, encoded by the exons ATGAACCTCGTGGGCAGCTACgcacaccatcaccaccatcaccacccacaCCCAACGCACCCCATGCTCCACGAACCCTTCCTCTTCGGCCCGGCCTCGCGCTGTCACCAGGAGCGGCCCTACTTCCAGAGCTGGCTGCTGAACCCCGCTGACGCTGCCCCAGACTTCCCCGCCGGCGGGCCACCGCCCACAGCCGCGGCGGCCACCGCTGCCTACGGTCCGGACGCCCGGCCCGGCCAGAGCCCCGCGCGGCTGGAGGCGCTTGGCGGCCGGCTGGGCCGGCGGAAAGGCTCGGGACCCAAGAAGGAGCGGAGGCGCACGGAGAGCATTAACAGCGCGTTCGCAGAGCTGCGCGAGTGCATCCCCAACGTGCCTGCTGACACCAAGCTCTCCAAGATCAAGACGCTGCGCCTGGCCACCAGCTACATCGCCTATCTGATGGATGTGCTGGCCAAGGACGCTCAGGCCGGCGACCCCGAAGCCTTCAAGGCCGAACTCAAGAAGGCGGATGGCGGCCGCGAGAGCAAGCGGAAAAGGGATCTG CAGCAACACGAAGGctttcctcctgccctgggcCCAGGAGAGAAGAGGATTAAAGGGCGCACAGGCTGGCCGCAGCAAGTCTGGGCGCTGGAGTTAAACCAGTGA